One segment of Papaver somniferum cultivar HN1 unplaced genomic scaffold, ASM357369v1 unplaced-scaffold_81, whole genome shotgun sequence DNA contains the following:
- the LOC113345160 gene encoding glutamate receptor 2.7-like, which translates to MNMALSDFYSSTETSPKRRLVLHVADSNADILDASFAAINLIQDDEVQAIIGPMTSAQAIYMLHLGKKTQIPIISFTATSPSISPSHNPYFIRTTHQDSSQVNAIAALVKTFQWRQVIPIYEDTEYGNGIIPYLIDAFQNITKVPYRSVIPESANDDRILQELYKLMTMQTRVFVLHMDTALGVRIFEKAKSIGMMGKGCTWIVTDGLGYYLTSFNSSVLDTMQGVIGIRRYVPESSRLSSFRSRWMKKFRKDNPNNEESLDIYGIMAYDTIWLLANAIEKLQRLDSRFVKENVRAKSSHAARLSISQIGPKLLQEISNTKFEGLSGDFGLVDRQLHVHTFHILNVLGGDGVREIGIWTPSDGIIKDLSLNGTRKNGNLIPTHDNLYPVIWPGNTIAIPKGWTNPTGENKLRIGVPVRSGYTEFVRVTRNTHSNSAVVDGYCIDVFNAAIGLLPYAVPYEFHPFENVNHTAAGSYNDLIYQVYLQNFDAVVGDVTITANRSQYVDFTLPYVEAGASMIVSTRKDFYKEAVIFFLPLEWRLWLTIVTFFVYIGCVIWILEHRGNREFRGGPYPMYQIGTMLSFSFSMLVFAYKEKVLSSPGRFVMILWLFAVFILTTSYTASYSAMLLANRFQPTITADVNHLIKNRYNVGYKNGSFIEGMLKQMGFDESNLKGYHTSEDLDEAFSKPRQDGGIVAAFDELPYIELLLTKYCDKYTKVGDIFPTGGFGFVFPKGSPLGLDISRTILSVREDKEKMKRIRHAWFEGKRNCSDHDSLGSSNSLSLYSFRYLFVFVGVLSLIPLLVHLQIFVSKNLMILTSPNTSIAQKVVKLVAKFNEEDERRLRYYEYHAGIGSQSSQQDVGEEMVRREVPPCPPPQ; encoded by the exons ATGAACATGGCTCTCTCGGATTTCTATTCATCCACTGAAACTTCTCCTAAGAGAAGGTTAGTTCTTCATGTTGCCGATTCTAACGCTGATATTCTAGATGCATCATTTGCAG CTATAAATCTGATACAAGACGATGAAGTGCAAGCTATAATTGGACCAATGACATCAGCACAAGCAATTTACATGTTGCATCTCGGCAAAAAAACACAGATTCCAATTATTTCTTTCACTGCAACAAGTCCTTCtatttccccatctcacaaccctTATTTCATTCGCACAACACATCAAGACTCGTCTCAAGTAAACGCCATTGCTGCCCTTGTCAAAACCTTTCAATGGAGACAGGTTATACCTATCTATGAAGATACTGAGTATGGAAATGGAATTATACCATACTTAATCGATGCGTTCCAAAACATCACTAAAGTTCCATATAGGAGTGTAATACCTGAATCAGCTAATGACGACCGAATTCTTCAAGAACTCTACAAATTGATGACAATGCAAACCAGAGTATTCGTTCTACATATGGACACGGCTCTTGGAGTCCGGATTTTTGAGAAAGCGAAAAGCATTGGGATGATGGGTAAAGGGTGTACATGGATCGTCACAGATGGCTTGGGCTATTATCTGACTTCATTCAATTCCTCTGTTCTTGATACAATGCAAGGAGTAATAGGTATAAGGCGTTACGTCCCCGAATCCTCAAGGCTTAGCTCATTTCGGTCTAGATGGATGAAGAAGTTCCGGAAGGATAACCCAAATAACGAAGAAAGTTTGGATATTTATGGTATAATGGCATACGATACAATCTGGTTGTTAGCAAATGCTATAGAGAAGCTTCAAAGACTAGATTCTCGATTTGTAAAAGAAAATGTTAGAGCAAAATCGAGCCATGCTGCGAGACTAAGTATCTCACAAATAGGTCCCAAGCTTTTGCAAGAAATTTCTAACACAAAATTTGAAGGTCTAAGTGGAGATTTTGGTCTGGTTGATAGGCAACTGCATGTACATACCTTTCATATATTGAATGTGCTTGGAGGTGACGGTGTAAGAGAAATCGGAATCTGGACACCTTCAGATGGAATTATAAAAGATTTAAGTTTAAATGGGACCAGGAAAAATGGGAATCTGATACCGACGCATGATAATCTATACCCAGTTATATGGCCCGGAAACACCATTGCCATTCCTAAAGGTTGGACCAATCCTACAGGCGAGAATAAGTTGAGAATAGGAGTTCCGGTAAGGTCTGGCTATACTGAATTTGTGAGGGTAACAAGAAATACTCATTCCAACTCAGCTGTTGTCGACGGATATTGCATTGACGTATTTAATGCTGCAATTGGGTTGTTACCATATGCCGTCCCTTATGAATTTCATCCATTTGAAAATGTAAACCATACAGCTGCTGGAAGTTACAATGATCTTATATATCAAGTCTATCTCCAG AATTTCGATGCTGTAGTTGGAGATGTCACAATCACAGCCAATCGATCACAATATGTAGATTTTACACTGCCTTATGTAGAAGCTGGTGCATCAATGATTGTATCAACAAGGAAGGATTTTTATAAAGAAGCCGTGATATTTTTCCTTCCATTAGAGTGGAGACTTTGGCTGACAATCGTTACTTTCTTTGTTTATATTGGCTGTGTGATTTGGATTCTTGAACATAGAGGAAACCGGGAGTTTAGAGGAGGGCCTTATCCTATGTACCAGATTGGCACAATGCTTTCCTTCTCCTTTTCGATGCTCGTCTTTGCGTACA AGGAAAAGGTGCTGAGCAGTCCAGGTAGATTTGTAATGATTTTATGGCTCTTTGCTGTATTCATTCTAACTACAAGTTACACGGCGAGTTATTCTGCCATGTTGTTGGCCAATAGATTTCAACCAACCATTACAGCTGATGTTAACCATCTCATCAAGAATAGGTACAATGTTGGATACAAGAACGGGTCGTTCATTGAAGGAATGTTGAAGCAAATGGGTTTCGATGAGTCTAATCTGAAGGGATATCACACATCCGAAGATTTAGATGAAGCTTTCTCAAAACCGAGACAGGACGGAGGTATTGTTGCTGCATTTGACGAGCTGCCTTATATTGAGCTCCTCCTCACAAAGTATTGTGACAAATACACCAAGGTTGGAGATATCTTCCCGACTGGTGGGTTTGGTTTT GTTTTTCCAAAAGGTTCTCCTTTGGGACTTGACATTTCAAGGACAATCTTAAGTGTAAGAGAGgataaagagaaaatgaaaaggatTCGACATGCTTGGTTTGAGGGTAAACGAAATTGTTCAGACCATGATTCCTTAGGATCTTCGAATAGTCTTAGTCTCTATAGTTTTCGATACCTTTTTGTCTTTGTTGGAGTTCTTTCACTTATTCCCTTACTTGTACACTTGCAAATTTTTGTGTCTAAAAACCTGATGATCTTGACCTCTCCAAATACCTccattgctcaaaaagttgtAAAGTTAGTGGCAAAATTCAACGAGGAGGATGAAAGGCGCTTGAGATACTATGAATACCATGCTGGAATTGGCAGTCAAAGCAGTCAACAAGACGTAGGTGAAGAAATGGTACGACGCGAAGTGCCACCATGCCCACCACCCCAGTGA